GGACTGCCTTCTCGCTATAGGGAAGCTGCTGCTTCTTGACAAGCACTTCTCGAAAAAGATCGTCTTCTGTCTCGAGCCTTTGCAGGGCTTCTGCCTCGGTCACGTGCAGTGCTCCGGAGTTGCGGAGCGTGACCGTCTCTTCAAGCTCCGGCCATCCTACCGGGAAGGAGACCATCGGTTCTTTACCGGCCCGCAACGAGTAGACGCACACCATGGTTTTTGAGGGATCGTTTTGAGACCAGTTGATGAATACCTTGTTCTCGCGTTGTTGTTTGGCAATATTCGTGGTCACCATGTCCGGATAGTTTCTTTGCAGTACTTCTGCTACTGATTTGGAAAAGAGCTTTGTTTGCAGGAAGGTCGTTTTCTTGTGGTTCAGTGGAACATACACATGAAGCCCCTTTTTCCCGGAGGTTTTTACGTAACATCCAAGCTTGAAGCGCGAGAGCAGATCCCTGATAAACAAAGCAACGCGCGCCGAATCAAAAACACCAGCGGGCTCTCCGGGATCCAGATCAAAGACCATGCTGTCCGCGATATAAGGAGATGCGGCCCTGGACAGAGGCACGTGCAATTCGATGGAAGCAAGATTCTCTACCCACATGAGCGTGTTCAGATCGTTGACAAGGCAGGCGGTCATTGGCTTTCCGCCAGACGTCGGAACTTCGGCTGTGGTAACCCATTCCGGGCGATGTGAAGGACAGCGCTTCTCAAAGAAGGACTCCTTCTCCACACCTTCGGGGAATCGCACGAGCGTTAAAGGGCGGTCTTTCAAGTGGGGCAAGATGAACGGCGACACCCTTCGGTAATAATCGAGAACGTGGGCCTTGGTAAAACCGTAGGACGGGTAGAGATTCTTCTCCAGGTTTGTCAGAGAGAGTCGTTTTCCTGCGACATCCGCAACTTTCCTGTTCAACGTGCCTTTTTCACCTTCCGCATGCTCTCCTGCAGAACTGCTACGAGGTCGGCGGGGCCTTCACCTCCCTCCACTTCAACCTCCGGTGCCTCGACAACCGCCTTTTCCTTCGTCTTCCTCTCGAGGAATTTCAAAATCTTCTTCCTGCGCTCGTTTGCATACTTATGCGGATCGAAGTCGGCAGCCATCTCTTTGATGCTCTTTTTCAGGTGGCTCTCCTCTGTGGATTTCTTCTCTGTTTCATGAGGGGCAATCTCCTTGTCGGAAACTATCTCGTCGCTGTAATGAAGGGTTATCATTGAGAGAGCGCCCTGTGTGCTCCTGATCGCCACCAGATGCTCTCTTTCTCCCAGCACGAACCTGGCGAGGCCGGCCTTGCTCGTCTGCTGCATCACTTGCACCAGCAGAGCGTAGGCTTTTTCCCCGCCCTTGGAAGGAACGAGGTAATAGGGGTGATCATAACAGATCGGGTCCATATCGTTCGCGTCGAAGAACTGGATAATTTCTATGGTGCGGCTCCGCTCCGGAGTGACCGACTCCAGTTCCTCATCGGTGACTACGATGTACTGGTCGGGTCCGATTGCGTAACCGCGGACAATCTCTTCGGCAGGCACAATCTTCTTTTCCCTGGGGCAGAGCATCCTTCTCGCCAGGGGCGAATAATCTTTTCTGTGGAGCATCCGAAAAGAGACGCGTCCAGGTTCAACAGCCTTGACCAGCTGTACCGGAATCGCGACGAGGCTGAAGCTGATGGTCCCGCTCCATATGCTCTGGCCGGACCCTTCATGCTTGCCGTCTGGTGCCGGTTTTGACTGCTGTCTCCTTGATCGCCTTTCACCTGTCTGTTCACCCTGTCCGGCCGCCACCTGTAGCTTTTTCACGCGCTTCGCCTGAACCGTGCCTTTGTTTTTCATGCTACCCTCTTAAGGCTTGCCTCGAGCGTTTTGAGAAGAGTATCCGGTCGCGTTGGCTTCAGGCGTTTGGGCCGCAGGATCGCAACCTTTTCCCCTCTTGCTTTTCTATCGAGTAATTCCTGTAGCTTTTTCTGATGTTCGTTTTCGAATTTCTCCAATTCGAAAGGTTCTGTCAGCTGATTGATCAGGTCACAACCGACCTTTACTTCCTTTTGTGACAGGGCAATAACAGGCAGGCCAAGAGACTCTACCGGTATGACTTCGTCAACGTAGCGTAGCGTATTGAGGCGAAGAGTCTTTCCGACGGCGCGCAGTGACCCGACGTATGACCGTTTTCTCATGGTCCACGTGCAGATGCCTTGCATCTTGAGGTCACTCATAGCGCCTGCGAGCGCAACATATTCTGCTGCAGGGGTTTCCGGTTCGAGGTAGTAGCCCCTGACCAGGAAGAGGGGATCGATCTGTTCCGCCTCTACAAACTCATGGACTTCGATCATCCTGCTTTGTTCGGGAGCAAACTGCTCCAGTTCTTCCGGGTCGACGAGGATATATTTGCCGGTCTCCAACTGGAAGCCTCTGGTCTGGTCTTCCGGCGGCACAAGTGTGCGTTCGTACGTGCAGATCATCTGCTCTTTCAGCTTGATGAGGTCGCGCTTATGAAGCAGTTGAAACTGTATTCGATCTTCTTTGACCGCAGTGTGCAGGCTTACAGAAACATCAATGCCTTTGAAGTGGATGAAGCCTTTCCACAGCGTTTTGCCTGCCATTGCACATCCTCCTCGAAAGTATCCGGAGCCGAAAACGCACTCTGTCCTGGAAGGAAATTATACACGAAATCCACCACTGTCAAATCGATGTGCATAATGGGAATTCCGGGCATTGCGTCGCGGTGAGCGGTCAACTGCCGGGCTGGGTCTTCTGCTTGTTATCGTCAGTCACTGCTTTCTTGCGTAAACGAGGGTGGGTGCGTCTGCTCTTCACTTCGCGGCAGTATTCGCACCTGAAGTCCTTGTCCAGAAGATCCTTGAAAGTGGATTTCCCACAGGAAACGCACTGTGCGAAGCAGGAGGTTTGAGGTGAATCTTCCATGAGATTCGTACCCTCACGCGAAGCACAGAGGGGTATAACGGAGCGAAGAACATAGCTGTGAGGATGGATCAATACTAGTTCCAGTTTCCGAGACTGTCAACTAAAAAAGTCGCCGCAATTTAGAGAGCCTGGTGCTCACGTACTTCTAGCCCGCGGAGCACCCAACAGTAACTACTACCCCGTCACCACTTGCCCACTTCGTAGGCTATATCCAGTATCCGATCGATCCTGAACGTCCGTTCCTCCTTACGGAGACAACAGTATGCGCGAAGGCCCTCGAACAGTTTTCCCCGATACTCCATATCCTCTATAGA
The genomic region above belongs to Syntrophorhabdales bacterium and contains:
- a CDS encoding Ku protein, which codes for MAGKTLWKGFIHFKGIDVSVSLHTAVKEDRIQFQLLHKRDLIKLKEQMICTYERTLVPPEDQTRGFQLETGKYILVDPEELEQFAPEQSRMIEVHEFVEAEQIDPLFLVRGYYLEPETPAAEYVALAGAMSDLKMQGICTWTMRKRSYVGSLRAVGKTLRLNTLRYVDEVIPVESLGLPVIALSQKEVKVGCDLINQLTEPFELEKFENEHQKKLQELLDRKARGEKVAILRPKRLKPTRPDTLLKTLEASLKRVA
- the ligD gene encoding non-homologous end-joining DNA ligase, with translation MNRKVADVAGKRLSLTNLEKNLYPSYGFTKAHVLDYYRRVSPFILPHLKDRPLTLVRFPEGVEKESFFEKRCPSHRPEWVTTAEVPTSGGKPMTACLVNDLNTLMWVENLASIELHVPLSRAASPYIADSMVFDLDPGEPAGVFDSARVALFIRDLLSRFKLGCYVKTSGKKGLHVYVPLNHKKTTFLQTKLFSKSVAEVLQRNYPDMVTTNIAKQQRENKVFINWSQNDPSKTMVCVYSLRAGKEPMVSFPVGWPELEETVTLRNSGALHVTEAEALQRLETEDDLFREVLVKKQQLPYSEKAVPQKA
- a CDS encoding Ku protein codes for the protein MKNKGTVQAKRVKKLQVAAGQGEQTGERRSRRQQSKPAPDGKHEGSGQSIWSGTISFSLVAIPVQLVKAVEPGRVSFRMLHRKDYSPLARRMLCPREKKIVPAEEIVRGYAIGPDQYIVVTDEELESVTPERSRTIEIIQFFDANDMDPICYDHPYYLVPSKGGEKAYALLVQVMQQTSKAGLARFVLGEREHLVAIRSTQGALSMITLHYSDEIVSDKEIAPHETEKKSTEESHLKKSIKEMAADFDPHKYANERRKKILKFLERKTKEKAVVEAPEVEVEGGEGPADLVAVLQESMRKVKKAR